The Eremothecium gossypii ATCC 10895 chromosome IV, complete sequence genome contains a region encoding:
- a CDS encoding uncharacterized protein (Syntenic homolog of Saccharomyces cerevisiae YBR085C-A) produces the protein MQTLYKLKNQSQFQSSESTGSTGSFLASAPVELTTVNGYNDFLKSHKSKRTSTLFNDDCSRGYVMMDDKVLATITGEARDYLLELFGSP, from the coding sequence ATGCAGACCCTATACAAGCTTAAGAACCAATCGCAATTCCAGTCGTCCGAGTCCACGGGTTCCACAGGATCGTTTCTCGCTAGCGCGCCGGTCGAGCTAACCACGGTCAACGGATACAACGACTTCCTTAAATCGCACAAGTCGAAGCGCACGTCGACGCTCTTCAACGACGACTGTAGCCGAGGATATGTGATGATGGACGACAAGGTGCTCGCCACGATCACTGGCGAGGCGCGCGATTACTTGTTAGAACTGTTCGGCAGCCCGTGA
- the RIB1 gene encoding GTP cyclohydrolase II (Syntenic homolog of Saccharomyces cerevisiae YBL033C (RIB1)): MTEYTVPEVTCVARARIPTVQGTDVFLHLYHNSIDSKEHLAIVFGENIRSRSLFRYRKDDTQQARMVRGAYVGQLYPGRTEADADRRQGLELRFDETGQLVVERATTWTREPTLVRLHSECYTGETAWSARCDCGEQFDQAGKLMAAATEGEVVGGAGHGVIVYLRQEGRGIGLGEKLKAYNLQDLGADTVQANELLNHPADARDFSLGRAILLDLGIEDIRLLTNNPDKVQQVHCPPALRCIERVPMVPLSWTQPTQGVRSRELDGYLRAKVERMGHMLQRPLVLHTSAAAELPRANTHI, translated from the coding sequence ATGACTGAATACACAGTGCCAGAAGTGACCTGTGTCGCACGCGCGCGCATACCGACGGTACAGGGCACCGATGTCTTCCTCCATCTATACCACAACTCGATCGACAGCAAGGAACACCTAGCGATTGTCTTCGGCGAGAACATACGCTCGCGGAGTCTGTTCCGGTACCGGAAAGACGACAcgcagcaggcgcggaTGGTGCGGGGCGCCTACGTGGGCCAGCTGTACCCCGGGCGGACCGAGGCAGACGCGGATCGGCGTCAGGGCCTGGAGCTGCGGTTTGATGAGACAGGGCAGCTGGTGGTGGAGCGGGCGACGACGTGGACCAGGGAGCCGACACTGGTGCGGCTGCACTCGGAGTGTTACACGGGCGAGACGGCGTGGAGCGCGCGGTGCGACTGCGGGGAGCAGTTCgaccaggcgggtaagcTGATGGCTGCGGCGACAGAGGGCGAGGTGGTTGGCGGTGCGGGGCACGGCGTGATCGTGTACCTGCGGCAGGAGGGCCGCGGCATCGGGCTAGGCGAGAAGCTGAAGGCGTACAACCTGCAGGACCTGGGCGCGGACACGGTGCAGGCGAACGAGCTGCTCAACCACCCTGCGGACGCGCGCGACTTCTCGTTGGGGCGCGCAATCCTACTGGACCTCGGTATCGAGGACATCCGGTTGCTCACGAATAACCCCGACAAGGTGCAGCAGGTGCACTGTCCGCCGGCGCTACGCTGCATCGAGCGGGTGCCCATGGTGCCGCTTTCATGGACTCAGCCCACACAGGGCGTGCGCTCGCGCGAGCTGGACGGCTACCTGCGCGCCAAGGTCGAGCGCATGGGGCACATGCTGCAGCGGCCGCTGGTGCTGCACACGTCTGCGGCGGCCGAGCTCCCCCGCGCCAACACACACATATAA
- the RRP42 gene encoding exosome non-catalytic core subunit RRP42 (Syntenic homolog of Saccharomyces cerevisiae YDL111C (RRP42)): MMLSVTEQLYLIDSLKAIPPIRADGRAAAQFRPLDVAVDFLPNSNGSARIITSDGSEALVSVKSKVVDHTVTSELIVVDVDITGQREDSPEVSSMASLVRRILAANVDAGALRLTKKYSFQLSVDVLVLCSQSYPVSLISFSIYAALKTTQLPKLVSGYDDLEVEELPLFHDHDLEPLAVEVPLLFTVAVVGDNVLVDPSAEEAGVSSAGLLLTWHGGRVAAPLRSIGISEHFCSGFQIAHLLKAIELVKAHAPAVARALYNL; the protein is encoded by the coding sequence ATGATGCTATCAGTGACCGAGCAGCTGTATCTGATTGATTCACTGAAGGCGATACCACCGATTCGCGCAGAcgggcgggcggcagcgcagTTCCGCCCCTTGGATGTGGCGGTTGATTTCTTACCTAACTCAAACGGGTCTGCGCGGATAATTACCAGCGACGGGAGCGAGGCGCTGGTGAGCGTCAAGAGCAAGGTGGTGGACCACACGGTGACGTCGGAGCTGATCGTGGTGGATGTGGACATTACGGGACAACGCGAGGACTCGCCGGAGGTGAGCAGCATGGCGTCCCTTGTGCGGCGGATCCTGGCGGCGAACGTGGATGCGGGGGCGTTGCGGCTGACGAAGAAGTACAGTTTCCAGCTGAGCGTGGACGTGCTGGTACTGTGCAGCCAGTCGTACCCGGTGTCGCTGATATCGTTTTCTATTTACGCCGCGCTCAAGACGACGCAGCTGCCGAAGCTGGTATCGGGCTACGACGACCTGGAGGTGGAGGAGCTGCCGCTGTTCCACGACCACGACCTGGAGCCGCTTGCGGTGGAGGTGCCGCTGCTATTCACGGTCGCGGTGGTGGGCGACAACGTTCTCGTGGATCCGTCGGCCGAGGAGGCGGGCGTATCGAGTGCGGgactgctgttgacgtggcacggcgggcgggttgcagcgccgctgcgcagcATCGGGATAAGCGAGCACTTCTGCAGCGGCTTCCAAATAGCGCACCTCCTGAAGGCAATCGAGCTGGTTAAGGCACACGCTCCGGCTGTTGCTAGGGCGCTCTATAACTTATAA